In one Fusobacterium perfoetens ATCC 29250 genomic region, the following are encoded:
- a CDS encoding B12-binding domain-containing radical SAM protein, translated as MKNILVGINSKYVHTNLAIRYLKKYVEENSNEKIKIYESSINNNIQKIIRDIIEEKPENIFFSVYIWNVEMVFKIVKEIRKVLTKEKIYLGGPEVSYNPTEILEKNKEIDGILVGEGENILLNLLTKNIEEVKGIYYRNNNKIIFNGYEPLIENLDIIPFPYEDSELEDVHKIVYYESSRGCPFNCSYCMSSIDKTVRYFSLDRTKKDLKRFIDIGTRLVKFVDRTFNLDKKRYLEIWKFLLENYRENITFHFEINANIFDDEVLTFLKKVPRKLFQFEIGVQTINEDTMRIINRKNDLEKLFHNVTAINKNIHLHLDLIAGLPYENYETFKKSFDYVYNTKCEMIQLGFLKMLEGTEMKANGHKYNYKYLDFPPYEVISNDFISYAELCKLKDVEEVLDFYYNSQKFLKSLAFVVKNFFESPFNFFESIGEFYKNKGYLEIAHRELAIFNNFVEYYKEMKFPKIEEFLEYLKFDYLFLGKPGYYPEWIKEEKDKELYKNIIEKMEFKSSREAHKSTELEKFSINMETDKKEEVYIFFEYTKDGTKYRIIK; from the coding sequence ATGAAAAATATTTTAGTTGGAATTAATAGTAAATATGTACATACAAATTTAGCTATAAGATACTTAAAAAAATATGTTGAAGAAAATTCAAATGAAAAAATAAAAATATATGAAAGTAGTATAAATAACAATATACAAAAAATTATAAGAGATATAATAGAAGAAAAACCAGAAAATATATTTTTTTCAGTATATATTTGGAATGTTGAAATGGTTTTTAAAATTGTTAAAGAAATTAGAAAAGTTTTAACAAAGGAAAAAATCTATTTAGGTGGTCCAGAAGTAAGTTATAATCCAACTGAAATTTTAGAAAAAAATAAAGAGATAGATGGAATTTTAGTAGGAGAAGGAGAGAATATTCTATTAAATCTTCTAACAAAAAATATAGAAGAAGTAAAAGGAATTTATTATAGAAATAATAATAAAATTATATTTAATGGATATGAGCCATTAATAGAAAACTTAGATATTATACCTTTTCCTTATGAGGATTCAGAATTAGAAGATGTACATAAAATAGTATATTATGAATCATCAAGAGGTTGTCCTTTTAATTGCTCATATTGTATGTCTTCTATAGATAAAACTGTAAGATATTTTTCTTTGGATAGGACAAAAAAAGATTTAAAAAGATTTATTGATATAGGAACAAGACTTGTAAAATTTGTAGATAGAACTTTTAATCTTGATAAAAAAAGATATTTAGAAATTTGGAAATTTTTATTAGAAAATTATAGAGAAAATATAACTTTCCATTTTGAAATAAATGCTAATATCTTTGATGATGAAGTATTGACTTTTTTGAAAAAAGTACCTAGAAAATTATTTCAATTTGAAATTGGAGTTCAGACAATAAACGAAGATACAATGAGAATAATTAATAGAAAAAATGATTTGGAAAAATTATTTCATAATGTAACAGCGATAAATAAAAATATACATTTACATTTAGATTTAATAGCAGGTCTTCCTTATGAAAATTATGAAACTTTTAAAAAATCTTTTGATTATGTTTATAATACAAAATGTGAGATGATACAGTTAGGTTTTCTAAAAATGTTAGAAGGAACAGAAATGAAAGCTAATGGACATAAATATAATTACAAATATTTAGATTTTCCACCTTATGAAGTAATATCTAACGATTTTATTTCTTATGCTGAATTATGTAAGTTAAAAGATGTAGAGGAAGTTTTAGATTTTTATTATAATTCACAGAAATTTTTAAAATCTTTAGCTTTTGTGGTAAAAAATTTCTTTGAAAGTCCTTTTAATTTTTTTGAAAGTATAGGAGAATTTTATAAAAATAAAGGATATTTAGAAATAGCTCATAGAGAATTAGCTATTTTTAATAATTTTGTAGAATATTATAAAGAAATGAAATTTCCTAAAATAGAGGAATTTTTAGAATATTTAAAATTCGATTATTTATTCTTGGGAAAACCGGGTTATTATCCTGAGTGGATAAAAGAAGAAAAAGATAAGGAGTTATATAAAAATATTATAGAAAAGATGGAGTTTAAATCTTCTAGAGAGGCACACAAGTCAACAGAGTTGGAAAAATTTTCTATTAATATGGAAACAGATAAGAAAGAAGAAGTATATATATTCTTTGAGTATACGAAAGATGGAACAAAATATAGAATTATAAAATAG
- the mltG gene encoding endolytic transglycosylase MltG → MKEILNKLRENESINKFFKFPLIIVPTFICVLLIVSSFLLYQLTEKKYYDEIVEIKSGDRILPILTKLYPEKKDYFRGYLKLKSGGKKIKAGYYQLKGNYSVIGLVNLLEEGRDKMFSVTIQEGLTVNEVIDKLEKDKRIDRNKFMAELKNIDFPYPTPNGNFEGYFYPDTYFIPENSNEKVIIKAFLNEFLEKFPPEKYPDKQDFYNKLILASIIEREAVKKEEKPIISSVFHNRLKIDMVLASDATVNYLYNYTKRKMYYKDLEVDSPYNTYKYKGLPPGPIGNPDKLSIDAAFNPVNTPYYFFVASGGGAHHFTETYEEHLQFQRENLMNGDKK, encoded by the coding sequence ATGAAAGAAATTTTAAATAAATTAAGAGAGAATGAGTCAATAAATAAATTTTTTAAGTTTCCACTAATAATAGTTCCAACTTTTATATGTGTACTTTTGATAGTTTCAAGTTTCTTATTATATCAATTAACAGAAAAAAAATATTATGATGAGATAGTGGAAATAAAATCAGGAGATAGAATTTTACCAATATTAACAAAACTTTATCCAGAAAAAAAAGATTATTTTAGAGGATATCTAAAACTTAAAAGTGGTGGTAAGAAAATAAAAGCTGGTTATTATCAATTAAAAGGAAATTATTCAGTTATAGGTTTAGTTAATTTATTAGAAGAGGGAAGAGATAAAATGTTCTCTGTAACTATTCAAGAGGGGTTAACTGTAAATGAAGTAATAGATAAATTAGAAAAAGATAAGAGAATAGATAGAAATAAATTTATGGCAGAATTAAAAAATATAGACTTTCCATATCCAACTCCCAATGGAAATTTTGAAGGATATTTTTATCCAGATACTTACTTTATTCCAGAGAATTCAAATGAAAAAGTAATTATAAAAGCTTTTTTAAATGAGTTTTTAGAGAAGTTTCCACCAGAAAAATATCCAGATAAACAAGATTTTTATAATAAACTTATATTAGCTTCAATAATAGAGAGAGAGGCAGTAAAAAAAGAGGAAAAACCTATAATTTCTTCAGTATTCCATAATAGATTAAAAATAGATATGGTTTTAGCTTCAGATGCAACAGTAAATTATCTATATAATTATACAAAAAGAAAAATGTATTATAAAGATTTAGAGGTAGATTCTCCATATAATACATATAAATATAAAGGACTTCCACCAGGACCAATAGGAAATCCTGATAAATTATCTATTGATGCTGCTTTTAATCCAGTAAATACTCCTTATTACTTCTTTGTGGCTTCTGGAGGAGGAGCTCATCATTTTACAGAAACTTATGAGGAACATTTACAATTTCAAAGAGAAAATCTTATGAATGGAGATAAAAAATAA
- the tilS gene encoding tRNA lysidine(34) synthetase TilS — MSIIDKVIERIKESKMIEKNDRIVVGCSGGPDSIFLLEVLLKIRKEYNLTLALAHINHLYRGDEALRDENFVKSLGEKYNIPVFVRQKSMEALSIEKKITLEEAGREIRYSFFDEVLSEINGNKVALAHNLDDQVETFLFRLIRGASFEGLEGIIDIRDKIIRPINEVYKSEIVEYLDTNMIEYKIDSTNLENNYTRNSIRLDLIPFIENKYNPKFKEKIFNFIKEIREVNELLEIDYNKYIKENQIDVKELLKEKKYIIKKIINYYLNINNLISSRNKIEGILSILNVGGTKKIKLDKYYTLIKEYDKIYIDLNKKEENKVKETVLKIPGKVEYGDYILEAVIQNEDFKGGEEEFVTNLKKDDVLIIRSRKSGDTILLKGMENYKKVKDIFVNSKIPKEERENIPIVVHKDKNGLEEIVWIAGIRKSKKYFFTLQQKEKIVLKLRRKYSGG; from the coding sequence ATGAGCATAATTGATAAAGTAATAGAAAGAATAAAAGAAAGTAAAATGATAGAAAAAAATGATAGAATAGTTGTTGGATGTTCAGGGGGCCCAGATTCTATATTTTTATTGGAAGTTCTTTTAAAAATAAGAAAAGAATATAATCTTACTTTAGCATTAGCTCATATAAATCACCTTTATAGAGGAGATGAAGCTCTTAGAGATGAAAATTTTGTAAAATCTTTAGGAGAAAAGTATAATATCCCTGTTTTTGTTAGACAAAAAAGTATGGAAGCTCTTTCTATAGAAAAGAAAATAACTTTAGAAGAAGCGGGAAGAGAAATAAGATATTCATTTTTTGATGAAGTCTTAAGTGAAATAAATGGAAATAAAGTAGCATTAGCTCATAATTTAGATGACCAAGTAGAAACTTTTTTATTTAGGCTTATAAGGGGAGCTTCGTTTGAAGGATTAGAGGGAATAATAGATATTAGAGATAAAATTATAAGACCTATAAATGAAGTATATAAAAGTGAGATAGTTGAATATTTAGATACAAATATGATAGAATATAAAATAGATTCAACAAACTTAGAAAATAATTATACAAGAAATAGTATAAGATTAGATTTAATTCCTTTTATAGAAAATAAATATAATCCTAAATTTAAAGAGAAAATATTTAATTTTATAAAAGAAATAAGGGAAGTTAATGAATTATTAGAAATAGATTATAATAAATATATAAAAGAAAATCAAATTGATGTAAAAGAACTATTAAAAGAAAAAAAATATATTATAAAAAAAATAATAAATTATTATTTGAATATTAATAATTTAATTAGCTCTAGAAATAAAATAGAAGGGATATTATCTATTTTAAATGTAGGTGGTACAAAAAAAATAAAATTAGATAAATACTATACTCTAATTAAAGAGTATGATAAAATATATATAGATTTAAACAAAAAAGAGGAAAATAAAGTCAAAGAAACAGTATTGAAAATACCTGGAAAAGTAGAGTATGGGGATTATATACTTGAAGCTGTGATACAAAATGAAGACTTTAAAGGGGGAGAAGAAGAATTTGTAACAAATCTAAAGAAAGATGATGTTCTTATAATAAGAAGTAGAAAATCAGGAGATACCATTTTATTAAAAGGAATGGAAAATTACAAAAAAGTAAAAGATATATTTGTTAATTCAAAAATTCCAAAAGAGGAAAGGGAAAATATTCCCATAGTAGTTCATAAAGATAAAAATGGACTTGAAGAAATAGTTTGGATAGCAGGTATAAGAAAAAGCAAAAAATATTTTTTTACTTTACAGCAAAAAGAAAAGATAGTACTAAAATTGAGGAGGAAATATAGTGGAGGATAA